A window from Microbacterium ginsengiterrae encodes these proteins:
- a CDS encoding DEAD/DEAH box helicase codes for MLSPSFPQRAPWGTADKLRAWQREALDLYFARDQRDFLVAATPGAGKTTFALTLAVELMRMGEVNRVIVVAPTEHLKTQWADAAARVHIRLDPRFRNSHWAPSRQYHGVVVTYAQVAAKPSVHRHLTEEAKTLVILDEVHHGGDALSWGDGIREAYGSAKRRLSLSGTPFRSDTAPIPFVTYAPDESGARISTTDYSYGYGRALADGVVRPVLFHMYSGKMRWRTSAGDELEAHLGQDNTKDVTSQAWRTALDPEGEWMPAVLSAADRRLTEIRHHVPDAGGLVLATDQTVARAYAKILHSITGQQPTIVLSDDATASERIEKFSQNDSRWMVAVRMVSEGVDVPRLAVGVYATSSSTPLFFAQAIGRFVRARRRGEAASIFLPNVPVLMGLANELEKQRDHALDRQSKDDDGLDDSLLESANREEEASDALTQEFSYQAISSLAHFDRVVFEGKDFGQLAEPGTPEEEEFIGIPGLLEPEHVHELLMQRQSRQSKLRAAREAEAGPEPATTLPPPLHRTLREQRQLLNSLVGLYARQAGEPHGAVHAELRRVCGGPAVAQATVAQLQQRIDLLRKRVRS; via the coding sequence CGCGACTTCCTCGTCGCCGCGACACCCGGCGCAGGTAAGACCACGTTCGCGCTGACCCTCGCCGTCGAACTCATGCGCATGGGTGAGGTCAACAGGGTGATCGTCGTCGCTCCGACGGAGCACCTCAAGACGCAGTGGGCCGACGCCGCCGCCCGCGTGCACATCCGTCTCGATCCGCGCTTCCGCAACAGCCACTGGGCGCCGTCGCGGCAGTACCACGGGGTCGTCGTGACCTATGCGCAGGTGGCTGCCAAGCCCTCCGTCCACCGTCATCTCACGGAGGAGGCGAAGACCCTCGTGATCCTCGACGAGGTGCACCACGGCGGCGATGCGCTGAGCTGGGGCGACGGCATCCGAGAGGCGTACGGCTCGGCGAAGCGGCGGCTCTCCCTCTCCGGCACGCCGTTCCGTAGCGACACCGCTCCGATCCCGTTCGTCACGTACGCTCCGGACGAGTCGGGGGCACGGATCTCCACGACGGACTACAGCTACGGATACGGCCGGGCCCTGGCGGACGGCGTCGTCCGCCCCGTGCTGTTCCACATGTACTCCGGCAAGATGCGCTGGCGCACGAGCGCGGGGGACGAGCTCGAAGCGCACCTCGGCCAGGACAACACCAAGGACGTCACCTCTCAGGCCTGGCGGACGGCGCTGGACCCCGAAGGGGAGTGGATGCCCGCCGTGCTCTCGGCGGCCGACCGGCGTCTCACCGAGATCCGTCATCATGTGCCGGATGCCGGCGGACTCGTCCTCGCGACGGACCAGACGGTGGCCCGCGCCTACGCCAAGATCCTGCACAGCATCACGGGACAGCAGCCGACGATCGTCCTGTCCGACGATGCGACCGCCTCCGAGCGCATCGAGAAGTTCAGTCAGAACGACAGCCGGTGGATGGTCGCGGTGCGCATGGTCTCCGAGGGCGTCGACGTGCCGCGTCTCGCGGTGGGCGTGTACGCGACGTCGTCATCCACGCCACTGTTCTTCGCACAGGCCATCGGTCGATTCGTGCGCGCACGCCGCCGTGGTGAGGCCGCGAGCATCTTCCTGCCCAACGTCCCGGTACTGATGGGGCTGGCCAATGAGCTGGAGAAGCAGCGCGATCACGCGCTCGACAGGCAGAGCAAGGACGACGACGGGCTCGACGATTCGCTCCTCGAGAGCGCGAATCGCGAGGAGGAGGCATCCGACGCCCTGACGCAGGAGTTCAGCTATCAGGCGATCTCGTCGCTCGCGCACTTCGACCGCGTGGTCTTCGAGGGAAAGGACTTCGGGCAGCTCGCAGAACCGGGCACGCCGGAGGAGGAGGAGTTCATCGGGATTCCGGGCCTTCTCGAGCCCGAGCATGTGCACGAGCTGCTCATGCAGCGCCAGTCCCGGCAGTCGAAGCTCCGCGCCGCACGCGAGGCCGAAGCCGGGCCGGAGCCCGCGACGACGCTCCCGCCTCCGCTGCACCGCACCCTCCGCGAGCAACGGCAACTGCTCAACAGCCTCGTGGGGCTCTACGCGCGCCAGGCGGGGGAGCCGCATGGCGCGGTCCACGCCGAGCTGCGTCGCGTGTGCGGCGGTCCTGCCGTGGCTCAGGCGACGGTGGCGCAGCTGCAGCAGCGCATCGACCTGCTGCGCAAGCGCGTTCGGTCCTGA
- a CDS encoding VIT1/CCC1 transporter family protein — MSAPAALEPTEADRRRWARYLVEERAEGLVYQKLADRKTGEEQQILQSLADAERRHEQHWLDLLGEPPARLPRAGLRSRLLGWMAGRFGSIFVLVLAQSAEARSPYDTEKYATAAMRADEKIHYEVVRGLAARGRRRLSGSFRAAVFGANDGLVSNLALVLGIGATGVSSGFVLFSGLAGLLAGALSMGAGEFVSVRSQRELLASTEANEDAALSAGDLDIDENELALVYRARGMDEAEALARGRRVIAAAQEGARRSVTGPIRSHAATSDHDVVGGDWTAAISSFLLFASGAIVPVLPWIFGLEGTTAVLVALVLVGVALLATGAVVGILSGGPPLRRALRQLAIGFGAAAITYGLGLLFGVGAV; from the coding sequence ATGAGCGCGCCCGCGGCCCTGGAGCCGACTGAAGCAGATCGACGACGCTGGGCGCGATACCTCGTCGAGGAACGCGCCGAGGGGCTGGTCTATCAGAAGCTCGCGGACCGGAAGACCGGTGAGGAGCAGCAGATCCTGCAGAGCCTCGCGGATGCGGAGCGCCGGCATGAACAGCATTGGCTCGACCTCCTCGGCGAACCTCCGGCCAGGCTGCCTCGGGCCGGACTCCGATCGCGGTTACTGGGATGGATGGCAGGACGGTTCGGTTCGATCTTCGTCCTCGTGCTCGCTCAGAGCGCGGAGGCGCGGTCGCCGTATGACACCGAGAAGTACGCCACCGCGGCGATGCGGGCGGACGAGAAGATCCATTACGAGGTCGTGCGGGGGCTCGCCGCGCGCGGACGACGTCGCCTGTCCGGGTCCTTCCGCGCCGCCGTGTTCGGTGCCAACGACGGGCTGGTGAGCAACCTCGCCCTCGTGCTCGGAATCGGCGCGACGGGTGTGAGCTCCGGCTTCGTCCTGTTCAGCGGGCTGGCCGGCCTGTTGGCCGGTGCCCTCTCGATGGGCGCGGGCGAGTTCGTCTCTGTGCGCTCGCAACGCGAGCTGCTCGCATCGACCGAGGCCAATGAGGATGCCGCCCTCTCCGCCGGGGATCTCGACATCGACGAGAACGAGCTCGCGCTCGTCTATCGCGCGAGGGGAATGGATGAGGCCGAGGCGCTCGCGCGCGGACGTCGCGTGATCGCCGCCGCGCAGGAGGGTGCACGGCGCTCTGTCACCGGGCCCATCCGCTCTCATGCCGCCACGAGCGACCATGACGTCGTCGGCGGCGACTGGACGGCGGCGATCTCCAGCTTCCTCCTGTTCGCCTCCGGTGCGATCGTCCCCGTGCTGCCGTGGATCTTCGGTCTGGAGGGCACCACAGCCGTGCTCGTCGCTCTTGTGCTCGTGGGCGTCGCGCTGCTCGCCACCGGTGCCGTGGTCGGCATCCTGTCCGGGGGGCCGCCGCTGCGCCGTGCGCTCCGTCAGCTCGCGATCGGATTCGGCGCCGCGGCGATCACGTACGGGCTCGGCCTCCTGTTCGGCGTCGGCGCCGTCTGA